Proteins from a single region of Butyrivibrio fibrisolvens:
- a CDS encoding helix-turn-helix domain-containing protein: MDDKAKKIKELRESTGMNRREFCEYFDIPYRTVTEWERDMRHAPDYVVRLLEYYIRMEKMFKKDEDDKI, encoded by the coding sequence ATGGACGATAAGGCTAAAAAGATAAAGGAACTGCGTGAAAGCACTGGCATGAATCGCAGGGAGTTTTGTGAGTACTTTGATATCCCTTATAGAACTGTCACGGAATGGGAACGTGATATGCGCCATGCTCCGGACTATGTAGTAAGGCTTTTGGAGTACTACATAAGAATGGAAAAGATGTTTAAAAAGGATGAGGACGATAAGATATAA
- a CDS encoding DUF1349 domain-containing protein — protein MIDKMKWLRQPKDFQINENSIEVTTMPHTDLWQRTYYHFRNDNAPVFQMDTEEKFFSFIVRTDFTASHHRFDQCGIVMYLDSENWLKASVEYENDKFQHLGSVVTNHGYSDWATTAIPADVREMWYRFSRREDDYCIECSYDGLEFSQMRVCHMWEGAGKISFGIYACSPEDSSFKAVFTNMELTECAWKAHDGQQPDQVSDSLYKV, from the coding sequence ATGATTGATAAAATGAAATGGCTCAGACAGCCAAAAGATTTTCAGATTAATGAAAATAGTATAGAAGTAACAACAATGCCGCATACAGATCTCTGGCAGCGGACTTATTACCATTTTAGGAATGACAATGCGCCTGTATTTCAGATGGATACAGAAGAAAAGTTCTTTTCATTTATAGTTAGGACTGATTTTACTGCCAGCCATCATCGCTTTGATCAGTGCGGTATAGTCATGTATCTTGATTCAGAGAATTGGCTTAAGGCTTCCGTTGAGTATGAAAATGATAAGTTCCAGCATCTTGGATCCGTTGTCACTAATCATGGATATTCTGATTGGGCTACTACTGCAATTCCTGCAGATGTCAGAGAGATGTGGTACAGATTCAGTAGAAGAGAGGATGATTACTGCATTGAATGCTCTTATGATGGATTAGAATTTTCTCAGATGAGAGTATGCCATATGTGGGAAGGTGCGGGGAAGATTTCTTTTGGTATATATGCTTGTAGTCCGGAAGACTCAAGCTTTAAGGCAGTGTTTACTAATATGGAGCTGACAGAATGTGCGTGGAAAGCTCACGATGGGCAGCAGCCTGATCAGGTATCTGACTCATTGTATAAAGTTTAG
- a CDS encoding sugar O-acetyltransferase produces the protein MNNIERRDKEIAYISDDSVMDEQKKCRKILQKLNFMDRSDFDGILEVVAELLPGSEGAFINPPFYCDYGTHIKVGKNFFANYNCTIIDVATVSIGDNCQMAPNVAIYTAGHPVYPTTRNSAYEYGKAITIGDNVWLGGNTVICPGVTIGDNVVVGAGSVVTKDIPDWSIAADNPCRVIRTITEDDRKNFSRMN, from the coding sequence TTGAATAATATAGAACGTCGTGATAAAGAGATAGCTTATATTTCTGATGATTCTGTAATGGATGAACAGAAGAAGTGCAGAAAGATATTGCAGAAACTGAATTTTATGGATAGGAGCGATTTTGATGGGATCCTGGAAGTTGTTGCAGAGCTTCTTCCGGGATCAGAAGGTGCTTTTATCAATCCACCATTCTACTGCGACTATGGAACCCATATTAAAGTGGGCAAAAATTTTTTTGCCAATTACAACTGCACTATCATCGATGTGGCAACAGTCAGTATAGGTGATAACTGTCAGATGGCGCCTAATGTTGCTATATATACAGCAGGGCATCCGGTATATCCAACCACTCGCAATTCAGCATATGAGTATGGAAAAGCAATTACTATAGGCGATAATGTCTGGCTTGGCGGCAATACAGTGATTTGTCCCGGAGTTACTATTGGAGATAATGTTGTTGTAGGCGCAGGCAGCGTTGTTACCAAAGATATTCCAGACTGGAGTATCGCTGCAGATAATCCATGCAGGGTTATTCGCACTATTACAGAGGATGACAGGAAAAACTTTTCAAGGATGAACTAA
- a CDS encoding nucleotide pyrophosphohydrolase has translation MDFEEVKKEVLKFTKDRDWDQFHTPENLAKSISIEAAELLECFQWSPEYDKKAATEELADIMNYCILMADKMGINIEDAIMDKIQKNAAKYPVEKSYGSSKKYTELT, from the coding sequence ATGGATTTTGAAGAGGTTAAGAAAGAGGTACTGAAATTCACTAAGGACAGAGACTGGGATCAGTTCCATACTCCTGAGAATCTTGCTAAGAGTATTTCAATAGAGGCTGCAGAGCTTCTGGAGTGTTTCCAGTGGAGCCCGGAATATGATAAGAAGGCTGCGACTGAGGAGCTGGCAGATATCATGAATTACTGCATTCTTATGGCGGATAAGATGGGTATTAATATCGAAGATGCTATCATGGATAAGATTCAGAAGAATGCGGCTAAGTATCCTGTAGAGAAGAGCTATGGGAGTAGTAAGAAGTATACGGAGCTTACTTGA